Part of the Anopheles coluzzii chromosome 3, AcolN3, whole genome shotgun sequence genome is shown below.
gcattcaatgcgaaaccaatGCGAAAAtcacttcaatgcgaaaccatacaacagtacagaggaaatgagaaagctctcctccaagcgatgaagctcaactggttggggtatcccaccaacagagagcgccaccagcttttttgctatttttagaatgcatgagtcgtttgccgtctgctaaacgaagtctttctatattccgtttatgtagagaacttgagtcgtttagaagccgtttagtggtcgttcagtggatttgtggcacttgggtttgAGGTCAATAACGTCTGCATTACAAAAAATGGCAGTTTCACTTTCGGAAAGTGAGAGCGGTATCCTGTGTGTTTAAATTACGCTCTTACAAATATATGTGTAGTTTTGTTTGCCTATGAACGCGTATGTTCTGAAGAATGGTCGGATTTATCATCCATTAATTATTGTTGATGTAATCTCATTTGTAAACATTATGGTCACCCTGTTTTTAACCGTATTTTTAAAACGATTTGACACAAACAGTAGAGGCCATTCAGTTTCAATTGACATTTGACTTGGCACAGCTCGTTGTTTACAAACGAGTCTATTCCGTGCTGCATCAACATTCTGCCCAAAAACCATCATAAAATAGGTTTAACCATGAATTCTGCCACTAAGGTAAGCGACGACAGTGCACATTCCTTTACCGGCTCACAGTGAAACTCACGCTTTCTACTCGTTCTTAGGTAGGGGAGATTTTTACCGCTGCCGGTGCTGCATTCAACAGCCTGGGAGAGCTAACGATGCAACTGCACCCTTCGTCCGATTCTCCAACCGGGTAAGCAGATCTCGCAGCGTGCGAGCGCTTGCATGATaagaaaatgtgtgaaatTGTATTAAAGTGGCCCAATTTTAACACCCCTACCATTCACTCAAGGAGCAAATGGACAGATGAAGAAATAGAGATGCTTCGGTCCGCAGTCACACGGTTCAGTGAGGATTTGAGCAAAATCAGTCAGCGCATCAAAGGCCGTACGGTGTAAGTGTGTCGCTTTCCGGTTTTGGTGGCATGATCGTTTCTTCATCTGTTCCGACCGCTGGCAAGGTGTGTGTTGGAACAGTCACATTAACTCAGCGCACATATGCTTCACCATTTTTTAGATCGCAAATCCGGCACACGCTCAAGAAGAAAGCGTTCGAAGATGCTGGCCTACCGGTCAGGCAGCTAACGCAACCCACTTCCACACAGTCACATCACCTGCAGCAAcaagcgcagcagcagcagcagcaaatcatTGTTACGTCCTCTGCACACTACGAGGAGGGAGTTCCTTCCTCTACCGTAATTGCACATCCGATGGTGATCGAATCGGTCATAAAGGACGATAATACCGAGTCGAGCGGGTTGCTTTGCCAACCGGCCGACATTTCGATGACGCTGAACCGGCTAAACACGCAGGAACACGAGGCAGACGTGGAGGGAATGGCTTCCAGCGAAATGAAGCTCGAGTTCGAACCGGGCACGGAAGAAGTGGCCGGGTGAAACGAGGATGATTTTTACTACAGCGAACCGAAGGATTAGTACTGGATGTTAACCGGCAATACTatttcgcgcgcgcgcgcggtatGTTCTCTGAAAGTAGTGTAACGATGCAATGGGTATATGGGTAGCCTAAATTGAAACCAATCTTCCCTCCCTTCATGCAGTAGATTCCTCGGTGGCCAACTCTATGACTTTAAAACGATCTCCCGAACGAACAAGTCGTACATATTGGTTGTGTAAATGGTTGGGAAAGAAGttcatgtgtgtttgggtgtttcAGTTTTAATATGTGCGGTGTTCATTCGCAAGGGCCCAATATGTAGTGGTCGCATTGTCTTTTGTATAAATAAATGTGTGCATCGAGTCACTGATGCCTCTCGTCTCgtattttactgtttttttttttcgtcgaaTCATATTTGGCTCCAAAGCTGTACGGCCGTTCTTATTGCATTAAAAATGTCAGTTTCAAAGAGGCTTTAGTTTGTCAGTTTCGTTTCATTGTATACTGCGCGTTATTGAACGCAAGGAAGCGCATTTGATAATAAAAGTTAAGTTTATATACACGTACATTTATCTTTACTTCCATACTTACTTCTTCGGGGCTACAACCGGCGGCTTTGTGGTCTTGGCCGGcttcaggagtgtccgaaactgctccttcgtctgccagtccgttattacagccttaatggcggacgcctccaagCCATTTTGCCAACTcagtttgggcctaccacgcctccgttgtccttgtggacggcctaaaaagactttatgGGCTGGGttgtccgtttccatgcgtacaacatgacCATCCCCCActggagcctggcgagcttgatacgctgtacgacagtgagctcgtcattatagcggctcctccattgtccttccacacatacgggaccaagtatccttctgagcattttcctctcgaacgcagctaggagggtttcgtcagatttggacagtatCCATGTTTCAGAGGCGTACCGGTACGATATaagtactatatagtcccagcttcgtccgtcgcgacaggttctttgaggtaaactgatttttcaggctgtagaatcaCCGGTTGGCAGCTAGCATCCTTGCGCCCAACTTTGCTACCATGCTAtagtcgttgctgacctttgacccaagatctAAGACCCAAGATATCGTTGATAAATGtcttataaataatatttttgctATTTCTGAGTTTATAGTAATTTAATATTACTTTAAATGAATATTGAATGAACTATACGGCCAAaattgggccggtctggtcgtacagtcgtcaactcgtacgacttaacaacatgcccgtcatgggttcaagcaccgaatggaccgtgccgccataccgtaggactgattatctTGCTATAAGGgggaatcaataagtcactcaAATCCGAGCCCTTTAGTGGTACTggcagaccttgaccgacaacgattgttgtgccaaagaagaagaagatgaataaaaagtaaaaaatatattacctTTTGAATCCGAAAAACTGCAATCTacaatacaaaatgtatggtcTTACACGGATAGGCGGTCGTAGATGTAAAGAGCAcaaatcgaagaaaaaaaaagttaaaaaatatttaaaaagtaGTGTAAAACATATTTCTCCAGTTATTCTATGAATTTCAAGTGTGTACAACTTATATATCAAACGACAATGAGaaataaaaattgcaaaaatcaCCGAGGTATTCAGTCATTGACACTAGGGTTGATCACCGTTTGTTACTGCTCATTTGttaatagaataaaaaatcaaacgttTCATTTTGCCTTCGTAATACAAGTTTaattctcccccccccccatgtgAGAAAACTTAGCGTTTGACGAcaccccctccctcctcccctATCAGCGTTACGTAtttgatggatgacgccttTGGTAATGAAAGTTAAGTGTATCTCCAT
Proteins encoded:
- the LOC120958811 gene encoding uncharacterized protein LOC120958811 isoform X2 — encoded protein: MNSATKVGEIFTAAGAAFNSLGELTMQLHPSSDSPTGSQIRHTLKKKAFEDAGLPVRQLTQPTSTQSHHLQQQAQQQQQQIIVTSSAHYEEGVPSSTVIAHPMVIESVIKDDNTESSGLLCQPADISMTLNRLNTQEHEADVEGMASSEMKLEFEPGTEEVAG
- the LOC120958811 gene encoding uncharacterized protein LOC120958811 isoform X1; the protein is MNSATKVGEIFTAAGAAFNSLGELTMQLHPSSDSPTGSKWTDEEIEMLRSAVTRFSEDLSKISQRIKGRTVSQIRHTLKKKAFEDAGLPVRQLTQPTSTQSHHLQQQAQQQQQQIIVTSSAHYEEGVPSSTVIAHPMVIESVIKDDNTESSGLLCQPADISMTLNRLNTQEHEADVEGMASSEMKLEFEPGTEEVAG